From Calonectris borealis chromosome 7, bCalBor7.hap1.2, whole genome shotgun sequence, one genomic window encodes:
- the BMPR1A gene encoding bone morphogenetic protein receptor type-1A, producing MTRLRVYERFLGAYLLIILHVQGQNLDSMLHGTGMKTNPDQKKQANGVTLAPEDTLPFLKCYCSGHCPDDAINNTCITNGHCFAIIEEDEHGEPTLASGCMKYEGSDFQCKDSPKAQLRRTIECCRTDFCNQDLQPTLPPLDSTDGLFDGSIRWMAVLISMAVCIIVMIILFSCFCYKHYCKSMAKRHCYNRDLEQDEAFIPAGESLKDLIDQSQSSGSGSGLPLLVQRTIAKQIQMVRQVGKGRYGEVWMGKWRGEKVAVKVFFTTEEASWFRETEIYQTVLMRHENILGFIAADIKGTGSWTQLYLITDYHENGSLYDFLKCTTLDNRALLKLAYSAACGLCHLHTEIYGTQGKPAIAHRDLKSKNILIKKNGTCCIADLGLAVKFNSDTNEVDVPLNTRVGTKRYMAPEVLDESLNKNHFQPYIMADIYSFGLIIWEMARRCVTGGIVEEYQLPYYDMVPNDPSYEDMREVVCVKRLRPVVSNRWNSDECLRAILKLMSECWAHNPASRLTALRIKKTLAKMVESQDVKI from the exons gTCAAAATCTAGACAGCATGCTTCATGGCACAGGAATGAAGACAAATCCTGaccaaaagaaacaagcaaatggAGTAACACTTGCTCCAGAGGACACTTTGCCTTTTCTTAAGTGCTACTGCTCAGGACATTGTCCAGATGATGCTATTAATAACACATGCAT AACTAACGGGCATTGCTTTGCTATTATTGAGGAAGATGAACATGGAGAACCCACACTTGCTTCTGGCTGCATGAAGTATGAAGGTTCAGACTTCCAGTGCAAG GACTCGCCTAAAGCACAGTTACGTCGAACAATTGAGTGCTGTCGGACTGATTTCTGCAATCAGGATTTACAACCAACGTTACCACCGCTTGATAGTACAG atggaCTTTTTGATGGCAGCATTCGTTGGATGGCAGTGTTGATTTCTATGGCAGTCTGCATAATTGTCATGATCATCTTATTTAGCTGCTTTTGTTACAA GCATTACTGTAAGTCGATGGCAAAGAGGCACTGTTATAATCGTGACCTGGAACAAGATGAAGCATTTATTCCAGCTGGGGAGTCGTTAAAAGATCTTATTGACCAGTCACAGAGTTCTGGGAGTGGATCAGGACTACCATTGTTG gTTCAGCGCACTATTGCCAAACAAATTCAGATGGTGAGGCAGGTTGGAAAAGGACGATATGGTGAAGTGTGGATGGGGAAATGGAGGGGTGAAAAAGTCGCGGTGAAAGTGTTTTTCACCACAGAAGAAGCCAGTTGGTTCCGAGAAACAGAGATTTACCAAACTGTTTTAATGCGTCATGAAAACATCCTTG GTTTCATAGCTGCAGATATTAAAGGCACTGGCTCCTGGACACAGCTttacttgattacagattatcaTGAAAATGGATCATTGTATGATTTTCTGAAATGCACTACACTAGACAACAGGGCTCTCCTCAAACTGGCGTATTCTGCTGCATGTGGTCTGTGCCATCTACACACAGAAATTTATGGGACACAAGGCAAGCCTGCTATTGCACACAGAGACCTGAAGAGTAAAAACATCttgataaagaaaaatggaacCTGCTGCATTGCTGACTTGGGTCTTGCGGTCAAGTTTAACAG TGACACAAACGAAGTTGATGTTCCCTTGAATACTAGAGTGGGAACAAAACGTTACATGGCTCCCGAGGTCCTAGATGAAAGCCTGAATAAAAACCATTTCCAACCGTACATCATGGCTGACATCTACAGTTTTGGGCTGATTATTTGGGAAATGGCTCGGCGCTGTGTCACAGGAG GTATTGTTGAAGAGTATCAGTTGCCATATTATGATATGGTGCCAAATGATCCATCCTATGAGGACATGAGAGAAGTGGTGTGTGTCAAACGCCTGCGCCCAGTAGTATCGAATAGATGGAATAGTGATGAA tgtttaaGAGCAATATTGAAATTAATGTCTGAATGCTGGGCTCATAATCCTGCCTCAAGGCTCACCGCCTTGAGGATCAAGAAGACACTTGCCAAGATGGTGGAATCACAAGATGTAAAGATTTGA